A genomic stretch from Sphingomonas faeni includes:
- the rodA gene encoding rod shape-determining protein RodA — protein sequence MLVTVMAITTFGLVTLYSAAGGHLSPWATNQAVRFAVLFAGMLVLSRVSVATWKRHAYTFYAVTLALLLLVELFGHIGMGAQRWIDLGIIRLQPSEFMKLAVVLSVARFYDTVPPGFISRPGVLIIPVALVAVPAGLVMLQPDLGTAMMITIAGTTMIFLAGTKMRWFIGAGAIVGALLPVAWGLLHDYQKNRILIFMDPESDPLGTGYHLSQSKIAIGSGGVFGKGFLQGTQSHLEYLPETHTDFIFSTMMEEWGMMGGLFVLLAYGYLVRWALNLGFDGKSMFARLVAAGLAMTLFLYVSINIAMVMGLAPVVGIPLPLLSYGGSAMMTVLILLGILMSIHRERFQTRHIGGL from the coding sequence ATGCTCGTGACGGTAATGGCGATCACCACATTTGGTCTGGTGACGCTTTACTCGGCTGCCGGAGGGCATCTTTCGCCCTGGGCGACGAACCAGGCGGTGCGTTTTGCGGTGCTGTTCGCAGGGATGCTCGTGCTCTCGCGCGTTTCCGTCGCGACGTGGAAGCGCCATGCCTACACCTTCTACGCCGTCACGCTCGCGTTGCTCCTGCTCGTCGAATTGTTCGGGCATATCGGCATGGGTGCCCAACGCTGGATCGATCTGGGCATCATCCGCCTGCAGCCCTCCGAGTTCATGAAGCTCGCGGTCGTGCTGAGCGTGGCCCGCTTCTACGACACGGTACCGCCCGGTTTCATCAGCCGCCCCGGCGTATTGATCATCCCGGTTGCACTGGTCGCGGTTCCGGCCGGGCTGGTGATGCTGCAACCCGATCTCGGTACGGCGATGATGATCACCATCGCCGGGACGACGATGATCTTCCTCGCGGGTACGAAAATGCGGTGGTTTATCGGCGCCGGCGCGATCGTAGGCGCCCTGCTGCCGGTCGCATGGGGCTTGCTCCACGACTACCAGAAGAACCGCATCTTGATCTTTATGGATCCGGAGAGCGATCCGCTCGGCACAGGCTACCATTTGTCGCAGTCCAAGATCGCGATCGGATCCGGAGGCGTTTTCGGCAAGGGATTCCTCCAGGGCACGCAAAGCCACCTCGAATATCTGCCCGAAACGCATACCGACTTCATCTTCTCGACGATGATGGAGGAATGGGGGATGATGGGCGGCTTGTTCGTCCTTTTGGCCTATGGCTACCTCGTCAGGTGGGCCTTGAACCTGGGGTTCGACGGCAAGTCGATGTTTGCGCGTCTGGTCGCCGCCGGTCTTGCGATGACGCTGTTTCTGTACGTCAGCATCAACATCGCGATGGTCATGGGTCTGGCACCGGTCGTCGGTATCCCGCTGCCGCTGCTATCCTATGGCGGGTCGGCGATGATGACCGTCCTGATCCTGCTCGGGATACTCATGTCGATCCACCGGGAGCGGTTCCAGACACGCCATATCGGGGGGCTGTGA
- a CDS encoding chloride channel protein, giving the protein MRQRLRASEAVLILLAVAIGGAAGLLSVVQGVVARTMQHLLFALPSGQRLSATPAVPLLALIALPIGGLVLALFSWITKARVRHMVDAVEANALHGGRMSWSDSLVISGQTIISNGFGASVGLEAAYAQLGGVVASIAGGWFRLRRADLRVLVGAGTGAAIAGAFGAPLAGAFYAFEIVIGAYTPAAIAPVAAASLSGVLVAQLFGAQPYLVDVTIAEQVQTHHYLIYAGLGAIAAGTGILLMRAVAEVEALTRRLPLRTSWRPVVGGALLIPMAWLTPQVLSAGHAALHLDLEYGVPLTVLAAIFIVKSAASVVSLGFGFRGGLFFASLFLGSLLGQLYAGGLGWIAGQSVIDPENAALVGMAALAVAVVGGPMTMAMLVLEATHDFSLAGATIAAALVSSTIVRETFGYSFSTWRLHLRGETIKSARDVGWVRTLTAGRMMRKVERATPGRITVAEFRRLFPLGSTSRVVVVDDQDRYAGIVQTASAFAEGVTSTDAVGTLAIHREQVLSPDADIKAVMAIFDAAGADEMAVVGADGKVLGILSESYVRRRYAEELDKSQREIFGEA; this is encoded by the coding sequence GTGCGCCAGCGCCTGCGCGCGAGCGAAGCGGTCCTGATCCTGCTGGCCGTCGCGATCGGTGGTGCTGCGGGTTTGCTGAGCGTCGTGCAGGGCGTGGTTGCGCGGACGATGCAACATCTGCTGTTCGCCCTGCCGAGCGGCCAGCGGCTTAGCGCGACACCGGCGGTCCCGTTGCTGGCGCTGATCGCCTTGCCGATCGGCGGGCTCGTGCTGGCACTCTTCTCCTGGATCACGAAGGCGCGGGTACGACATATGGTCGATGCCGTCGAAGCCAATGCGCTGCACGGCGGTCGCATGTCGTGGAGCGACAGCCTCGTCATCTCCGGACAGACGATCATCTCGAATGGGTTTGGCGCGTCGGTCGGACTCGAAGCGGCCTATGCGCAGCTCGGCGGGGTCGTCGCCTCGATCGCGGGCGGGTGGTTCAGGCTTCGGCGCGCCGACCTGCGGGTCCTGGTCGGCGCAGGCACGGGCGCCGCCATCGCGGGCGCGTTCGGTGCACCGCTGGCAGGCGCATTCTATGCGTTCGAGATCGTCATCGGTGCGTACACACCGGCCGCGATCGCGCCCGTCGCCGCGGCATCGCTGTCGGGCGTGCTCGTCGCCCAGCTATTCGGAGCGCAGCCGTATCTGGTCGATGTCACCATCGCCGAGCAGGTGCAGACGCATCATTACCTGATCTATGCCGGGTTGGGCGCGATCGCCGCGGGGACCGGAATCCTGCTGATGCGCGCTGTCGCCGAGGTCGAGGCGCTGACACGCCGCCTGCCGCTCCGCACGTCGTGGCGACCGGTCGTCGGGGGCGCTCTGCTGATCCCCATGGCCTGGCTGACGCCGCAGGTTCTGTCGGCGGGGCACGCCGCGCTTCACCTCGACCTGGAATATGGCGTGCCCCTCACGGTCCTTGCCGCCATCTTCATCGTGAAGAGCGCCGCGTCGGTGGTGTCGCTCGGCTTCGGGTTCCGAGGCGGCCTGTTCTTCGCGTCGTTGTTCCTGGGCAGTCTGCTGGGCCAGCTCTACGCGGGTGGATTGGGTTGGATCGCGGGACAATCGGTGATCGATCCCGAGAATGCGGCGCTGGTAGGGATGGCGGCGTTGGCCGTCGCAGTCGTCGGCGGGCCGATGACGATGGCCATGCTGGTTCTCGAGGCGACGCACGACTTCTCGCTTGCCGGCGCGACGATCGCGGCCGCGCTGGTGTCCTCGACCATCGTCCGCGAGACGTTCGGATATTCGTTCTCGACATGGCGGCTTCACCTTCGTGGCGAAACGATCAAGAGCGCGCGCGATGTCGGTTGGGTTCGGACGCTGACGGCTGGACGGATGATGCGGAAGGTCGAACGGGCAACGCCCGGGCGGATCACCGTTGCCGAGTTTCGCCGCCTGTTTCCGCTGGGGTCGACCAGCCGGGTCGTCGTGGTCGACGATCAGGATCGCTATGCCGGCATAGTCCAGACCGCCAGCGCCTTCGCCGAGGGGGTTACATCGACCGACGCCGTCGGCACGCTCGCGATCCACCGGGAGCAGGTGCTGTCGCCCGACGCCGACATCAAGGCGGTGATGGCTATTTTCGATGCCGCGGGTGCAGACGAAATGGCCGTCGTCGGCGCAGACGGCAAGGTGCTCGGGATCTTGTCGGAATCCTATGTCCGGCGACGCTATGCCGAGGAACTGGACAAGTCCCAGAGAGAGATATTCGGCGAAGCTTAG
- a CDS encoding Na+/H+ antiporter NhaA: MGFTMSIFITLLAFPGSQSLKVEAKLGALADSFILGYALLRSARSGRTQADPGL; this comes from the coding sequence ATCGGCTTTACGATGAGTATCTTCATCACCTTGCTGGCTTTCCCCGGTAGTCAGTCCTTAAAGGTCGAAGCCAAGTTGGGCGCCCTCGCCGACTCGTTCATCCTCGGCTACGCACTGCTTCGCAGCGCAAGGTCCGGCCGGACGCAGGCTGATCCCGGCCTCTGA
- a CDS encoding ArsR/SmtB family transcription factor — protein MDNDSAIAALGALAQGTRLDVFRLLVRHEPDGLAAGEIARQLDVPQNTMSAHLGILSRAGIVRFERHSRSVIYRADMSGLRALTLFLVKDCCAGSPELCAPLLAELTPCC, from the coding sequence ATGGATAACGATTCGGCAATCGCCGCGCTGGGTGCGCTCGCACAAGGCACGCGTCTCGACGTGTTCCGGCTACTCGTTCGCCACGAACCGGACGGACTGGCAGCAGGCGAAATCGCCCGCCAGCTCGACGTACCCCAGAACACGATGTCCGCGCACCTCGGTATCCTGTCTCGTGCCGGCATCGTCCGCTTCGAACGGCATAGCCGCTCGGTCATCTACCGCGCCGATATGAGCGGCCTGCGCGCGCTGACGCTGTTCCTGGTCAAGGATTGCTGCGCAGGCTCTCCCGAACTGTGCGCGCCGCTGCTCGCCGAACTCACCCCCTGCTGCTGA
- the arsH gene encoding arsenical resistance protein ArsH translates to MPLRTLSDPDYLPALDRRYALGRPALGLGPGDPPPRILLLYGSLRERSYSRLCVEEAARLLQFFGCETRIFDPATLPLPDQVTADDHPAVHELRELSMWSEGHVWCSPERHGQITGIMKLQVDHLPLSLGGMRPTQGRTLAVMQVSAGSQSFNSVNTLRVLGRWMRMVTIPNQSSVAKAFDEFDDAGRMKPSSYYDRIVDVMEELVRFTVLLRPHTAQLVDRYSERKEAKTPINPVDL, encoded by the coding sequence ATGCCGCTCCGCACGCTATCCGATCCCGATTATCTGCCAGCGCTCGATCGACGCTATGCGCTCGGGCGGCCTGCCCTCGGGCTTGGCCCCGGTGATCCACCCCCGCGCATCCTGCTGCTCTACGGCTCCTTGCGCGAACGATCCTATTCGCGCCTGTGCGTCGAGGAAGCCGCTCGCCTGCTGCAATTCTTCGGCTGCGAGACGCGCATTTTCGACCCCGCCACGCTGCCGCTCCCCGACCAGGTGACCGCGGACGACCACCCGGCCGTCCACGAGTTGCGCGAACTGTCGATGTGGTCTGAGGGGCATGTGTGGTGCAGCCCCGAGCGGCATGGCCAGATTACCGGCATCATGAAGCTGCAAGTCGATCACCTGCCGCTGTCCCTGGGCGGAATGCGCCCGACGCAGGGGCGCACGCTCGCGGTCATGCAGGTGTCGGCCGGATCGCAGTCGTTCAACAGCGTCAACACGCTGCGCGTGCTGGGCCGCTGGATGCGGATGGTCACGATCCCCAATCAGTCGAGCGTCGCCAAGGCGTTCGACGAATTCGACGACGCCGGTCGGATGAAACCATCCAGCTATTATGACCGGATCGTCGATGTGATGGAGGAACTGGTCCGCTTCACGGTCCTGCTGCGACCGCACACCGCGCAACTCGTCGATCGCTACTCCGAGCGCAAGGAAGCGAAGACCCCGATCAACCCGGTCGACCTGTAG
- a CDS encoding Rap1a/Tai family immunity protein codes for MMMLMAALLAAADRPVVVSSVTTAQLLELCRGKDTDPTPNFCTGYIIAAFDTLSLSGQICPSQTRASNIEVVSSTRKYLRKRAKPTGTGAPSFVVRDALQQAFPCKRK; via the coding sequence ATGATGATGTTGATGGCCGCGCTACTCGCCGCAGCGGACCGGCCCGTCGTGGTGAGTTCCGTGACGACCGCGCAACTGCTTGAGCTGTGTCGTGGCAAGGATACGGATCCCACACCAAATTTCTGCACCGGCTATATCATCGCGGCATTCGACACCTTGTCGCTGTCCGGTCAGATCTGCCCGTCACAGACCCGCGCCTCCAACATCGAAGTGGTATCCTCCACGCGCAAATATCTGCGCAAACGTGCCAAGCCGACGGGCACCGGCGCGCCCTCGTTCGTCGTGCGCGATGCCCTGCAACAGGCCTTTCCCTGCAAGCGTAAATAG
- a CDS encoding YnfA family protein — translation MTALVYLAAALAEIAGCFAFWAWLRLDRSPLWLAPGVVSLMLFAWLLTRVDSDAAGRAYAAYGGVYIYASLIWLWAVEGVRPDRWDAGGAALCLIGTCIILLGPRTA, via the coding sequence GTGACGGCACTCGTATATCTGGCGGCTGCGCTCGCGGAAATTGCAGGCTGCTTTGCCTTTTGGGCTTGGTTGCGGCTGGACAGATCGCCTCTGTGGCTAGCGCCGGGCGTTGTTTCGCTGATGCTGTTCGCTTGGCTGCTGACGCGTGTCGACAGCGACGCAGCGGGGCGGGCCTATGCTGCCTATGGCGGCGTCTACATCTACGCATCGCTGATCTGGCTCTGGGCCGTCGAAGGGGTGAGGCCGGATCGCTGGGACGCTGGCGGAGCGGCACTCTGCCTGATCGGTACCTGTATCATTCTACTTGGCCCAAGGACTGCCTGA
- a CDS encoding arsenic transporter, producing MLLALAIFIVTIALVIWQPKGLGIGWSALGGAAIALLVGVVSLSDVPVVWGIVWNATATFVAIIIVSLLLDEAGFFEWAALHVARWGNGHGRRLFVLIVLLGAAVSALFANDGAALILTPIVIAMLRALGYKDKATLAFVMAAGFIADTASLPLIVSNLVNIVSADFFQIGFAEYASVMVPVDLASIATTLVVLLLFFRRDIPTSYDVAQLRAPAEAIRDPATFKAGWVVLALLLAGFFLLEPIGVPVSAVAAGGAVLLLVIAARGHVIQTRKVLAGAPWQVVIFSLGMYLVVYGLRNAGLTDYLAALLDRTAQGGVWGAAFGTGIIAALLSSVMNNMPTVLVGALSIDATHATGAVREAMIYANVIGCDLGPKITPIGSLATLLWLHVLGQKGIRIGWGYYFKVGATLTIPVLLVTLAALAIRIGMA from the coding sequence ATGCTGCTCGCGCTTGCCATCTTCATCGTCACGATCGCGCTCGTCATCTGGCAGCCCAAGGGGCTCGGCATCGGGTGGAGCGCTCTGGGCGGCGCTGCGATCGCGCTGCTCGTCGGGGTCGTCTCGCTCTCCGACGTGCCGGTGGTGTGGGGCATCGTCTGGAATGCGACTGCGACCTTCGTCGCGATCATCATCGTCAGCCTGTTGCTCGACGAAGCCGGGTTCTTCGAATGGGCGGCGCTCCACGTCGCGCGCTGGGGCAACGGGCATGGCCGCCGGCTGTTCGTCCTGATCGTCCTGCTCGGCGCGGCGGTGTCGGCGCTGTTCGCCAACGACGGCGCAGCGCTGATCCTGACGCCGATCGTCATCGCGATGCTGCGCGCGCTGGGATACAAGGACAAGGCTACGCTGGCGTTCGTGATGGCTGCGGGGTTCATCGCCGATACCGCCAGCCTGCCCCTGATCGTGTCCAACCTCGTCAACATCGTGTCGGCCGACTTCTTCCAGATCGGTTTCGCCGAGTATGCGTCGGTGATGGTGCCGGTCGATCTGGCGTCGATCGCCACGACGCTGGTCGTGCTGCTGCTGTTCTTCCGCCGCGACATACCGACCAGTTATGACGTGGCGCAGCTCCGTGCGCCTGCGGAAGCGATCCGCGATCCTGCCACGTTCAAGGCGGGATGGGTCGTCCTCGCCCTGCTGCTCGCCGGTTTCTTTCTGCTCGAACCCATCGGCGTACCGGTCAGCGCCGTCGCCGCCGGCGGCGCAGTCCTCCTGCTGGTCATCGCCGCGCGCGGCCATGTCATCCAGACGCGCAAGGTACTGGCCGGCGCGCCGTGGCAAGTCGTGATCTTCTCGCTCGGTATGTACCTGGTCGTCTATGGCCTGCGGAATGCCGGGCTTACCGATTACCTTGCCGCCCTGCTCGATCGCACCGCGCAAGGCGGTGTATGGGGCGCGGCGTTCGGTACCGGCATCATCGCCGCGCTGCTGTCGTCGGTGATGAACAACATGCCGACCGTCCTGGTCGGCGCGCTGTCGATCGATGCGACGCATGCGACGGGCGCGGTCAGGGAAGCGATGATCTACGCCAACGTGATCGGTTGCGACCTCGGGCCGAAGATCACGCCGATCGGCTCGCTCGCGACGCTGCTGTGGCTGCACGTCCTCGGGCAAAAGGGCATCCGCATCGGCTGGGGTTATTACTTCAAGGTCGGTGCGACGCTGACGATCCCCGTACTGCTGGTGACGCTCGCGGCACTCGCGATCAGGATCGGCATGGCGTGA
- the arsC gene encoding arsenate reductase (glutaredoxin) (This arsenate reductase requires both glutathione and glutaredoxin to convert arsenate to arsenite, after which the efflux transporter formed by ArsA and ArsB can extrude the arsenite from the cell, providing resistance.), whose product MTTESTAVDMVIYHNPECGTSRNTLAMIRNAGIEPHVVEYLKTPPSRALLVELIDRAGITPRNLLREKGTPFADLDLGDVSLSDDALLDAMMAHPILINRPLVVSPLGVKLCRPSEAVLDLLPDPQQGAFAKEDGEKVVDASGQRIA is encoded by the coding sequence ATGACCACCGAGAGCACGGCCGTCGATATGGTGATCTATCACAACCCCGAATGCGGCACGTCGCGCAACACGCTGGCGATGATCCGCAATGCCGGCATCGAGCCGCACGTCGTCGAATATCTGAAGACGCCGCCCTCGCGCGCGCTGCTGGTCGAACTGATCGACCGCGCCGGGATCACGCCCCGCAACCTTCTGCGCGAGAAGGGAACGCCCTTCGCAGACCTCGACCTTGGTGACGTTTCGCTCTCCGACGACGCACTCCTCGACGCGATGATGGCGCATCCGATCCTCATCAACCGCCCGCTCGTCGTCTCGCCGCTCGGCGTGAAGCTGTGCCGGCCATCCGAAGCCGTGCTCGATCTGCTGCCCGATCCGCAACAGGGCGCGTTTGCCAAGGAAGACGGCGAAAAGGTCGTGGACGCCTCGGGCCAGCGCATCGCCTGA
- a CDS encoding potassium channel family protein — MHTDDADTVHYRLRRQSRTPAWLALSWRALVALALIGIALAVHWFDRDGLRQNSGAPVTFADILYFTMITVTTVGYGDIVPVTQQARMFDTFVVTPIRLFVWLIFLGTAYDFLLKGVWEKWRMSVIQRHLEGHVVVAGFGTSGSEAVSELIRRGADPGTIVVVDERAAALRTAESCGTTVMEGNATRNAALEAARLSKARALIVSAGRDDTSILIVLTARRIAPDLPISVVIRSEDNEAIAHQAGANVVINPASFAGLLLAGSTHGAHTAEYMADLAASGGRVVLREREVSADEVGKPLADIATGLGHRIYRGHQDFCFWEPEAARLEAGDIIVEVVPRTDARN, encoded by the coding sequence ATGCACACCGACGATGCAGACACGGTGCACTATCGCCTGCGCCGCCAGAGCCGAACCCCGGCGTGGCTGGCCTTGTCCTGGCGGGCGCTGGTCGCGCTGGCGCTGATCGGCATCGCGCTCGCGGTCCACTGGTTCGATCGCGATGGCCTGCGGCAGAACTCGGGCGCGCCCGTGACGTTCGCCGACATCCTGTATTTCACGATGATTACCGTGACGACGGTCGGCTACGGCGACATCGTGCCTGTGACGCAGCAGGCGCGGATGTTCGATACCTTCGTCGTGACGCCGATCCGGCTCTTCGTATGGCTCATCTTTCTGGGAACCGCGTATGATTTTCTGCTCAAGGGCGTCTGGGAGAAATGGCGTATGTCGGTGATCCAGCGGCACCTCGAAGGCCATGTCGTCGTCGCCGGTTTCGGCACGAGCGGGTCCGAGGCGGTGAGCGAACTCATCCGTCGCGGTGCCGATCCGGGCACGATCGTGGTCGTCGACGAGCGCGCCGCGGCGTTACGCACGGCAGAGAGTTGCGGCACGACGGTGATGGAGGGGAACGCCACGCGCAACGCAGCGCTTGAGGCGGCCCGTCTTTCCAAGGCCCGCGCGCTCATCGTCTCCGCCGGTCGCGACGATACCTCGATCCTGATCGTGCTGACGGCGCGGCGGATCGCACCCGATCTACCGATCAGCGTGGTGATCCGATCGGAGGACAATGAAGCGATCGCGCATCAGGCCGGCGCCAACGTGGTCATCAACCCGGCCAGCTTTGCCGGTCTCCTGCTCGCCGGCTCCACGCACGGCGCGCATACCGCCGAATACATGGCCGATCTTGCCGCGTCCGGCGGGCGTGTCGTCCTGCGCGAACGCGAAGTCTCTGCGGACGAAGTGGGCAAGCCGCTCGCCGACATCGCCACCGGGCTCGGTCACCGCATCTATCGCGGGCATCAGGACTTTTGCTTCTGGGAACCCGAGGCCGCCCGACTGGAAGCGGGCGACATCATCGTCGAGGTCGTTCCCCGCACTGACGCCAGGAACTAA